CGCCATCAGCGTCCACGGCCGCGAGTGCAGCGTGGGATCGATGCGGCGCATCACTACCGTCCGCCCCAGCGAGGACCACACAACCCACGTCACCAGCAGCAGAGGCGCAAGCCACACCGCGACCTGCATCAGCGGAGGCAGCAGCACATCCATCGCAACGGCAAGCGTCTCCGCCGCCTGCATCGGCTGCGTCACGGTCATCTTCTCAAGCGCGACCACGTTCAACGGCACAGAGGCGTACAACCGTGAGCCCACACGCCAGAGCAAAAGCAGCGCCGGAATGCCATAGACCCATCGCCACAGCACCTCCAGCAAAGTCAGTGAAGGCCGCGACCAGCACTCCGACAACACGTGAACGAACGACTGCGTCGCACGAACTTCGCCACCTGCGGTCGAGACGATGACGTCTCCCTTATTCATGGCCCTTTTCACTACTTCACCACAAGGTTCACGAGCTTGTTCGGCACGACGATGATCTTAACCACCGTCTTGCCCGTAATCCGCGCCTTCACCTTTTCATCGGCAAACGCGGCCGCCTTCACCGTCTCCTCGTCGCTTCCCGCCGCGACCTTCACCACGTTCACCAGCTTGCCGTTGACCTGCACCGCAATCTCAACCTCGTCTTCGCGCGCGAGCTCTTCGTTGGCCGCTGGCCACATTGTGCGGAAGACCGTGCCCTCGCCGCCGATCTGCTCCCACATCTCCGCCGAGAAGTACGGCGCAAACGGAGCGAGCAATAGCACCAGGTTGCGGAAGATCTCCGCCACTGCCGCCGGCGAAACCTCGCCCGCGTCGATGGCCGCCTCCGCCGCGACAAGCTCGTTGATTAACGTCATGATCGCCGCAATCGACGTATTGAAGTGCCAGCGTCCGCTGAAGTCGTGCGTGATCTTCGCAATCGTCTGATGCAGCTTGCGCAGCAGCTTCTGCTCGGTTGCAGAACCTCCAGTCAGCGCCGCATCTGAAGCAGTTCGCGTCGTCTCCGCATACTTCGTGGCCAGGCGATAAACCCGCCCCAGAAACCGGCTCACACCGGCGACGCCTTCTTCCAGCCATTCCAGGTCGCGGTCCGGCGGCGCCGCAAACAGCGCGTACATCCTCGTCGCGTCCGCGCCATAGCGCGCAATCATGTCGTCGGGCGAGACCACGTTGCCCTTCGACTTCGACATCTTCGCGCCGTCCTTGATCACCATGCCCTGCGTAAACAGCCGCTCGGCAGGCTCATCGTTGCGCACCAGCCCCAGGTCGCGCATCACCTTCGTCCAGAAGCGCGAGTAGATCAGGTGCAGAATCGCGTGCTCCACGCCGCCGATGTACTGATCGATCGGGAACCAATAGTCCGCCTTGCCGCTGTCGAACGGCGCCGCCGCATTCTTCGCGTCCGTATAACGGTAGAAGTACCAGCTCGAGTCGACGAACGTGTCCATCGTGTCGGTCTCGCGCTTCGCCGGCCCGCCGCACACCGGACACGTCGTGTTGAGGAACTCCGCGACCTTGCCCAGCGGCGAGCCGCCCTCCTGCGTAATCTCGATCCGCTCCGGCAGCAGCACCGGCAACGCGCTCTCCGGCAGCGCAACCACGCCGCCCGGCTCCACTCCCGCGTGGCCGTTCTGGCAATACACCATCGGGATCGGCGTCCCCCAGTAGCGCTGGCGGCTTACTCCCCAGTCCTTCAGGCGGTACGTCACCGTCGGCTCGCCAAAGCCCTTCTGCTTCGCGAACGCTGCCATCTTCTGCTGCGCCTCGACGCATCCGAGCCCCGTCCACTCGCCCGAGTCCACCAGCACGGCATCGTCTTCCGCCGTGAATGGAAGCTCCGGTTCGCCGCCTACCCTCGGAGCGATCACGCGCTTGATCGCAAGGCCATACTTCGTCGCAAACTCGAAGTCGCGCTCATCGTGCGCCGGAACGCTCATGATCGCTCCCGTGCCGTAGTCGGCGAGGATGTAGTTCCCCACCCTGATCGGCACACGCTCCCCGTTGAACGGATTCACCGCGAACCGCCCCGTGTCGACGCCATGCTTTTCGATGTTGCCCAGCTCGTCGGACTCGCGCGCCTTCTGCTGTTCGGCCAACAGCGCTTCAATCTTCGCCGCAAGCACCGAGTCCTCGGCCGCAAACGCCTTGGCAACGGCATGTTCAGGAGCAAGCTGCACCGAGGTCGCGCCGAAGATCGTATCCACGCGCGTTGTAAAGACCGTGATCACATTTTTCGAAGTGTCATCCTGAGCGGAGCGCAGCGCAGTCGAAGAGCCTGCCCTGAGCTTGTCGAAGGGATCTGCGTTTGTTTTTCCAACCGCGCCATCGACGGCAAAGTCAACCAGAGCCCCCTCGCTGCGGCCGATCCAATTGCGCTGCATCGTGCGAACCTTCTCCGGCCAGCCCTCAAGCTTGTCGAGGCCGTCCAGCAGCTCATCCGCATACTTCGTGATCTTCAGAAACCACTGCGTCAGGTCGCGCTGCTCGACAATGGTCTCTTCGTGCCGCCAGCAGCGGCCGTTCACCACCTGCTCATTCGCGAGCACAGTCTGGCACTCCGGGCACCAGTTCACCTTGCTCTTCTTGCGATAGGCGAGTCCCCTCTCAAACATCTTCACGAAGAACCACTGGTTCCAGCGGTAGTAATCCGGCAGGCAGGTCGTCACCTCGGTCGACCAGTCATAGCTCAAACCCATGCGCCGCATCTGCTTCTTCATCGCCGCGATGTTCTGCAACGTCCACTCGCGCGGCGGAGTATTGTTCTTGAGCGCGGCATTCTCCGCCGGCAGCCCGAAGGCATCCCATCCCATCGGGTGCAGCACGTTGTAGCCACGCATCCACATATGGCGCGCCAGCGCGTCGCCAATGGAGTAGTTGCGCACGTGCCCCATATGCAACTGCCCGCTCGGGTACGGCAACATCTCGATGCAGTAATACTTCGGCTTGCCCGAATCGTGTCCTTCGGCGGCGTACAACGCGGGATCGGCGTCCCACCGCGCCTGCCATCGTGCCTCAATCTCCGCCGGGTTATAACGCCCCAGGCGCTCGTTCTCGTCCTTCACAATCTCAGCCATATCTCTGATTGTAAAGAAAAACTCGCGCCCTACCGGGCAAAACGCAGAACCCTCACTACTTCGTCGTCACAGGAGTGACAGCGTCCTCAGCCTCCAGCCGCTTCACGCGCCTGAAGGCGACAACCTCGCCCTTCTGGTCGCAGACCATCTGCCACAGCTCGCCGGTCTGCTGGTTCAGAAGAAAGGTGTGCGCCTGCATTCCATGATCGGTCTTGTGGACAGCGGACTGCACGACCGTGAAGTGCAGCGGTACCGCCGCCACAGGGTCCTTCGTCCGGACGATGCGAAGCATGAAGAAAAATACGCCGAGAATCGCAGCCAGGTAGAACGACCAGGTAAAGATCCAGTACCACAGGTTCAAACTCGTCTGCGACTGCTTCAGCTTCGTTTCACGGTCGCGCTGTTCCTTCGCGAGCCTCGCCGACTCCACGGGATCGGGGATGAGCACCGGCGCCGCCACCTTCGCCGCAAGCTCCGCAATCAGCTCTTTCTTTCTCCGAACGTTGTTGAGCCACAGCAGATACACGACGCCGCCGAAGCTGCTGATCCCGAATAGCAGCACCACCGCCGCAAGGCACGCCTTCGCCTCCTCCGGCAGCTTCGCCCCCTCTTCCGGATGCAGAAAGACACCCGCCATCACCGCGCCGGAGATCCCCACGATCCACTTCACGGCGTCGATGTAACCCAGGGCCGCGTCTTGAGCTGTGTCAGCCATCAGACCTCATAGCCGGGCGGCTTCTCCATAAACGCCGTCAGATCATCCGGCATCAGAAGCTTTCCCTTCCGCGCTGCGGCCTTTTTGATCACATCGTCCAACATGTACTCACCCTCCTGCAGCCAGTGGTGGAACATCTCTTCCCGTCGCTTTCCCTTCACCCGCGAGGCCCGCGTCAACAGAAAGCCCATGATCTCCAGCATCTTCGCGGTCACTCCCGCAGCGAAGACAACCCTCCCGTCGTCCCTCGCCTTGAAGAGCGTGTTGACGCAGGACATCATCACTGTCAGCCCGACGTTCATGTCCTCGCCAGAGATGTCCCAAAAGCTCTCCGCGCCGGAGACGTTTGTCCAATCCATCGTCGGGGAATCATCGAAATCGGGGGCCATGGTCAAACTCCGGAGCTGGATTTGGCACCAAAGGCGGGGAGGTTGTGAAGTTACC
This region of Acidobacteriota bacterium genomic DNA includes:
- a CDS encoding leucine--tRNA ligase, with the protein product MAEIVKDENERLGRYNPAEIEARWQARWDADPALYAAEGHDSGKPKYYCIEMLPYPSGQLHMGHVRNYSIGDALARHMWMRGYNVLHPMGWDAFGLPAENAALKNNTPPREWTLQNIAAMKKQMRRMGLSYDWSTEVTTCLPDYYRWNQWFFVKMFERGLAYRKKSKVNWCPECQTVLANEQVVNGRCWRHEETIVEQRDLTQWFLKITKYADELLDGLDKLEGWPEKVRTMQRNWIGRSEGALVDFAVDGAVGKTNADPFDKLRAGSSTALRSAQDDTSKNVITVFTTRVDTIFGATSVQLAPEHAVAKAFAAEDSVLAAKIEALLAEQQKARESDELGNIEKHGVDTGRFAVNPFNGERVPIRVGNYILADYGTGAIMSVPAHDERDFEFATKYGLAIKRVIAPRVGGEPELPFTAEDDAVLVDSGEWTGLGCVEAQQKMAAFAKQKGFGEPTVTYRLKDWGVSRQRYWGTPIPMVYCQNGHAGVEPGGVVALPESALPVLLPERIEITQEGGSPLGKVAEFLNTTCPVCGGPAKRETDTMDTFVDSSWYFYRYTDAKNAAAPFDSGKADYWFPIDQYIGGVEHAILHLIYSRFWTKVMRDLGLVRNDEPAERLFTQGMVIKDGAKMSKSKGNVVSPDDMIARYGADATRMYALFAAPPDRDLEWLEEGVAGVSRFLGRVYRLATKYAETTRTASDAALTGGSATEQKLLRKLHQTIAKITHDFSGRWHFNTSIAAIMTLINELVAAEAAIDAGEVSPAAVAEIFRNLVLLLAPFAPYFSAEMWEQIGGEGTVFRTMWPAANEELAREDEVEIAVQVNGKLVNVVKVAAGSDEETVKAAAFADEKVKARITGKTVVKIIVVPNKLVNLVVK